One Streptococcus gallolyticus subsp. gallolyticus DSM 16831 DNA window includes the following coding sequences:
- a CDS encoding glycosyltransferase family 2 protein: MKTSKRILYFVAFVTTAFYLTWRLVATIPWHDSWFALIFGILLWGSEVVSAITGYILIWNKQKDFELEKPEIAKERYPDVDVLIATHNEDPELLYKTINACTFMEYPDKSKVHIYVCDDTNRLEVAKLSDELGVGYFGLADNKDAKSGNYNNALRQTSSPLVATFDADMIPYREFLLETVPYFVEQVEAYENGDDYDKSKVGLIQTPQSFYNADIFQFNLFSESTLPNEQDFFSKEINVFNNSHGAAVYTGSNTVIFRKAIEDVGGFPTDTITEDFELGVRMNAAGYVNYSTKSPMASGLTPTDLKSVIKQRVRWGRGVIRSSYNMNIFFNPKLTKGQRIVYINGYLYWWSFFRRLLYILAPILYTVFHVRVVVSNIWLLFLFWLPSYALTRLSMREVSKQYRTQVWGEIVETIFAPYLFIPMMLESFGISEKKFKVTRKGNDTSWTLYLYALPYLVLWGLAVYGLVTFNYGKFGSELFYGSIISFWLIYHIINLTFAIFCALGRPIYRSSERFTVDEAMVIEVDDDSYQVRVCDISETGISFYTDLPLYLPKEKELTLNLQSRDYHARVKGHVVRVFAIDNGWRYGVQFSEVPEADKREFYQYIYDRINHNLPKEKDPWMTTWDDLFENFSQRFQSNERPVSAYDQVAFPKVRVNEEVQVAGKKRQLRKTDYYYMTFSGKLTNPKKEPNVAFTYKDLPIQLTFVSYDIDRDESLYQVTNLADLDSLPAFKALANEWRGRV, encoded by the coding sequence ATGAAAACCAGTAAGAGGATACTCTATTTCGTTGCATTTGTAACGACTGCCTTTTATTTAACTTGGCGTTTGGTGGCGACTATTCCGTGGCATGATTCATGGTTTGCGCTGATTTTTGGGATTTTATTGTGGGGAAGTGAGGTAGTTTCAGCCATTACAGGATACATTCTCATTTGGAATAAGCAAAAGGACTTTGAGCTTGAAAAGCCTGAGATTGCTAAGGAGCGTTACCCAGATGTGGATGTTTTGATTGCAACGCATAATGAGGATCCAGAGTTGCTTTATAAGACGATTAATGCCTGCACTTTTATGGAATATCCTGATAAGTCTAAGGTGCATATCTACGTCTGTGATGATACCAATCGTCTAGAAGTTGCCAAATTGTCTGATGAGCTTGGTGTTGGTTATTTTGGTTTGGCGGATAATAAAGATGCCAAATCAGGAAACTACAATAATGCTTTACGTCAGACGTCATCACCTTTGGTGGCGACATTTGATGCGGATATGATTCCTTATCGTGAATTCCTGTTGGAAACTGTGCCTTATTTTGTTGAACAAGTTGAGGCTTATGAAAATGGTGACGATTATGATAAGTCAAAAGTTGGTTTGATTCAAACGCCACAAAGTTTTTACAATGCTGATATTTTCCAATTTAACTTGTTTTCAGAATCAACCTTACCAAACGAACAAGATTTCTTTTCCAAAGAAATTAATGTTTTCAATAATTCGCACGGCGCAGCGGTTTATACGGGGTCTAATACGGTTATTTTCCGCAAGGCGATTGAAGATGTTGGTGGTTTTCCGACAGATACCATTACGGAGGATTTCGAGCTAGGTGTTCGGATGAATGCGGCTGGTTATGTAAATTATTCGACGAAAAGTCCAATGGCTAGCGGGTTAACGCCAACAGATTTGAAGAGTGTCATCAAACAGCGCGTGCGCTGGGGACGTGGCGTTATTCGCAGTAGCTACAATATGAATATCTTCTTTAATCCCAAATTGACAAAGGGGCAAAGAATTGTTTATATTAATGGCTATCTTTACTGGTGGTCTTTCTTTAGACGGTTGTTGTATATCTTGGCGCCAATTTTATATACGGTTTTCCATGTGCGTGTGGTGGTGTCAAATATCTGGCTACTGTTCCTATTCTGGTTGCCAAGTTACGCCTTGACACGCTTGTCAATGCGAGAAGTCTCAAAACAATACCGAACACAGGTTTGGGGAGAAATTGTGGAAACGATTTTTGCTCCGTATTTGTTTATTCCCATGATGTTGGAGTCCTTTGGCATTAGCGAGAAAAAATTTAAGGTGACACGTAAGGGAAATGATACGTCGTGGACGTTGTACCTTTATGCGCTTCCTTATCTTGTTTTGTGGGGATTAGCCGTTTATGGTTTGGTGACTTTTAACTATGGAAAATTTGGTTCAGAGCTTTTTTATGGAAGTATTATCAGTTTTTGGTTGATTTATCATATTATCAATTTGACCTTTGCGATTTTCTGTGCGCTTGGTCGTCCGATTTATCGCTCAAGTGAGCGTTTTACTGTTGATGAAGCTATGGTTATTGAGGTTGATGATGATTCTTACCAAGTGAGAGTCTGTGATATTTCAGAAACGGGGATTTCATTCTATACGGATTTACCATTGTATTTGCCGAAAGAAAAAGAACTGACGCTTAATTTGCAATCACGTGATTACCATGCGAGAGTAAAAGGTCATGTTGTTCGTGTTTTTGCGATTGATAATGGTTGGCGCTACGGCGTTCAATTTTCAGAAGTTCCTGAAGCTGATAAGCGCGAATTTTATCAGTACATTTATGACCGCATTAATCACAATCTTCCGAAGGAAAAAGACCCTTGGATGACAACATGGGATGATTTATTTGAGAACTTTAGTCAACGTTTCCAAAGTAATGAACGTCCTGTTTCAGCCTATGACCAAGTAGCTTTTCCGAAAGTTCGCGTCAATGAAGAGGTTCAAGTTGCTGGAAAAAAACGCCAGCTTAGAAAGACAGATTATTATTACATGACATTTTCTGGAAAATTGACAAATCCTAAAAAAGAACCGAATGTCGCATTTACCTACAAAGATTTGCCAATTCAGTTGACTTTTGTGTCCTATGATATTGATAGAGACGAATCGCTTTATCAAGTTACCAATTTAGCGGATTTGGATAGCCTACCTGCTTTTAAAGCCTTGGCAAATGAATGGAGAGGGAGAGTATGA
- the rimP gene encoding ribosome maturation factor RimP, with protein MSVVNFLFLILKIKEGILIANANTIIDVVTEVVAPAIKEPFELVDVEYEKMGSDYVLSILIDKPEGITVDDTAELTEIISPLLDAIKPDPFPEQYMLEVSSPGLERPLKTKEALEKAVGSYVNVSLYKAIDKVKVFQGDLVAFDGDTLTIDYLDKTRKKTVEIPYSTVAKARLAVKL; from the coding sequence ATGAGCGTAGTGAACTTTCTATTTTTGATTTTGAAGATAAAGGAGGGGATTCTTATCGCAAACGCAAATACAATCATTGATGTTGTTACAGAAGTGGTTGCACCAGCTATTAAAGAGCCGTTTGAATTGGTTGATGTCGAGTATGAGAAAATGGGGAGCGATTATGTGCTTAGCATTTTAATTGACAAACCAGAAGGGATTACGGTAGATGATACAGCAGAGTTGACTGAAATTATCAGCCCTTTGCTTGATGCGATTAAACCAGACCCATTTCCAGAGCAGTATATGTTGGAAGTGTCTAGCCCTGGTTTAGAGCGTCCGTTAAAAACGAAAGAAGCTCTTGAAAAAGCTGTAGGTTCTTATGTCAATGTTAGTCTCTACAAAGCGATTGATAAAGTTAAGGTATTCCAAGGGGACCTTGTTGCTTTTGACGGTGACACATTGACCATTGATTATTTGGATAAAACGCGGAAAAAAACAGTTGAAATTCCGTATTCGACAGTTGCAAAAGCGCGTTTGGCAGTGAAATTGTAG